A window of the bacterium genome harbors these coding sequences:
- a CDS encoding M23 family metallopeptidase → MSILKNLKKIKSFSIIIVPDNTSRETRTKKITLSKLIGIVLIYSVLISVLSFYIFSITGIGDYVLPGSFSHSAKDFKQMEQLNDKIIFLAKELQALKSANQKLKYAMALGDSTLIDSLKISADTLQKYYQTPREGNIFGFLVNLIGQYLTDWQENKIFFIFPANGYISRAFDPERGHFGIDIVVKDGTPVFASAGGFVVFSGYTNNYGHIIILNHSDGYLSIYKHCSVILKKEREFVRQGELIAQSGNSGLATTGPHLHFEIWHNGKPIDPETILLNIN, encoded by the coding sequence ATGTCGATACTGAAAAATTTAAAAAAGATAAAGAGCTTTTCAATAATAATTGTCCCTGATAATACATCAAGGGAAACCAGAACTAAGAAAATTACGCTTTCAAAACTCATAGGAATAGTTCTGATCTACTCGGTCTTAATTTCAGTTTTAAGTTTTTACATATTCAGTATAACTGGAATCGGTGATTACGTTTTGCCGGGAAGTTTTTCACATTCAGCTAAGGATTTTAAGCAGATGGAACAGTTGAATGACAAAATAATTTTTCTGGCAAAAGAGCTTCAGGCGTTAAAATCAGCTAATCAAAAATTAAAGTACGCAATGGCATTAGGTGACTCAACATTGATTGACTCATTAAAAATTAGTGCTGATACACTGCAAAAATATTATCAGACACCAAGGGAAGGTAATATATTTGGATTTCTTGTGAACTTAATTGGTCAGTATTTAACTGACTGGCAGGAGAACAAAATCTTTTTCATTTTTCCTGCCAATGGATATATTAGCAGAGCATTTGATCCTGAAAGAGGTCATTTTGGAATTGATATTGTTGTAAAGGATGGTACTCCAGTTTTTGCATCAGCTGGTGGTTTTGTGGTCTTTTCAGGTTACACAAATAATTATGGTCACATAATAATTCTTAATCATTCTGATGGATATTTAAGTATTTACAAACACTGTTCAGTAATACTAAAAAAAGAGAGAGAGTTTGTCAGACAGGGAGAATTGATAGCTCAAAGCGGAAATAGCGGACTTGCAACAACTGGTCCTCATCTTCATTTTGAAATCTGGCACAATGGTAAGCCTATTGATCCCGAAACCATTTTATTAAATATAAATTAA
- a CDS encoding F0F1 ATP synthase subunit alpha, producing MMAEVRPDEISAILRKQLSGFESEVDVYDVGTVLQVGDGIARVYGLSKVMASELVEFPNDVIGMVLNLDEDSVGCVLFGESSLVKEGDTVKRTKRVASIPVGKELLGRVVNPLGKPIDGKGAINTDKFLPIERKALGVIQRQPVKEPLQTGIAAVDAMIPIGRGQRELIIGDRQTGKTAVAIDAIINQKYTHTEEAKSLGIKPVYCVYVAIGQKSSTVAQVVAKLQEHGAMDYTTVVTASAWEPAPLQYIAPYSGATLGEYFRDNGMHSLVIYDDLSKQAAAYRELSLLLRRPPGREAYPGDVFYLHSRLLERASKLSDDLGGGSLTALPIIETQQGDVSAYIPTNVISITDGQIYLESSLFNSGVRPAINVGISVSRVGGNAQIKGMKKVAGSLKLDLAQYRELEAFAKFGSDLDQSTLRTLNKGARLVELLKQGQYAPIPVERQIVSIFLGTRGFMDSIPVSDVKRFEKEALEFFEVKHKDIFETLKKEKDISKDLEAKISNAAQDFLKVFKKTA from the coding sequence ATTATGGCTGAAGTTAGACCTGACGAAATATCGGCGATATTAAGGAAACAGCTTTCCGGTTTTGAAAGCGAAGTTGACGTTTATGATGTTGGAACCGTTTTGCAGGTTGGTGATGGAATCGCACGTGTTTATGGATTAAGCAAAGTGATGGCCAGCGAACTTGTTGAATTTCCCAATGATGTTATCGGAATGGTATTGAATCTTGATGAAGATAGTGTTGGATGCGTGCTTTTTGGTGAAAGCTCTCTCGTTAAAGAAGGCGATACAGTTAAAAGGACAAAAAGAGTTGCGTCAATTCCGGTTGGAAAAGAATTGCTCGGAAGAGTTGTTAATCCGCTTGGAAAGCCAATTGATGGAAAGGGTGCGATCAACACTGATAAATTTTTACCAATCGAAAGAAAAGCACTCGGCGTTATTCAGAGGCAACCGGTAAAAGAACCATTACAGACAGGTATCGCAGCTGTTGATGCGATGATCCCGATTGGTCGTGGTCAGAGAGAATTAATCATTGGTGACAGACAGACCGGTAAAACAGCTGTTGCAATAGATGCAATTATTAATCAAAAGTATACGCACACCGAAGAAGCAAAGTCTCTTGGAATAAAACCTGTCTATTGCGTTTACGTTGCGATCGGTCAGAAAAGTTCAACAGTTGCACAAGTTGTTGCAAAGCTGCAAGAACACGGCGCGATGGATTACACAACTGTAGTTACAGCTTCGGCATGGGAACCAGCTCCGCTTCAGTACATTGCCCCTTATTCGGGTGCAACTCTTGGCGAATATTTCCGTGATAATGGAATGCACTCACTCGTTATCTATGATGACTTATCAAAGCAGGCAGCTGCTTATCGTGAACTTTCGTTGTTATTAAGAAGGCCTCCCGGAAGAGAAGCTTATCCCGGTGATGTTTTCTATCTTCATTCACGATTACTTGAGAGGGCCTCAAAACTAAGCGATGATCTCGGCGGCGGAAGTTTGACTGCTCTGCCAATTATTGAAACTCAGCAGGGCGACGTATCAGCTTATATTCCAACTAACGTAATTTCAATTACTGATGGACAGATTTATCTCGAGTCAAGTTTATTTAACTCAGGTGTTCGTCCTGCTATTAACGTAGGTATTTCAGTATCACGTGTTGGTGGAAATGCTCAAATCAAAGGAATGAAAAAAGTTGCCGGTTCACTTAAACTTGATCTGGCGCAGTACAGAGAGCTCGAAGCATTCGCGAAATTCGGTTCTGATCTAGATCAATCCACTTTACGAACTTTGAACAAAGGTGCTCGTCTTGTTGAATTGCTGAAACAGGGCCAGTATGCGCCAATTCCTGTTGAACGACAGATAGTTAGTATCTTTTTAGGAACTCGCGGTTTTATGGACTCAATACCGGTATCAGATGTAAAAAGATTTGAAAAAGAAGCACTTGAGTTTTTCGAAGTTAAACATAAAGACATCTTTGAAACTCTAAAGAAAGAAAAAGATATTTCTAAAGATCTCGAAGCAAAAATTAGTAATGCAGCTCAGGATTTTTTGAAAGTATTTAAGAAGACCGCATAA
- the rimM gene encoding 16S rRNA processing protein RimM codes for MEYFLIARIEQLYGKDGYVRIKSFSDFPERFLRLKKVYLDFWGDKKAFYIEDIKDVKGSVLVKFERFDSIRDSQLLLEREIYVAEKDAVTLPENHFFVHDIIGSEIIIEEECLGVITDIIKGKGNDVLVVKADDKKEILIPFVLSFIEKFDAAEKKLILNIKKDFFEDDQD; via the coding sequence TTGGAATATTTTTTAATTGCCCGGATCGAACAGCTTTACGGTAAGGATGGTTATGTGCGAATAAAATCTTTCTCGGATTTTCCGGAAAGGTTTTTAAGATTGAAAAAAGTATACCTCGACTTTTGGGGTGATAAGAAAGCATTTTATATCGAAGATATCAAAGATGTAAAAGGAAGTGTTTTAGTAAAGTTTGAAAGATTTGACAGTATAAGAGATTCTCAGTTGCTTCTGGAAAGAGAAATTTATGTTGCTGAAAAAGATGCTGTCACTTTACCTGAGAATCATTTTTTTGTTCACGATATAATTGGAAGCGAAATTATTATTGAGGAAGAATGTCTTGGCGTGATTACGGATATTATAAAAGGGAAAGGCAACGATGTACTTGTAGTTAAAGCTGATGATAAAAAAGAAATTCTGATACCTTTTGTTCTTAGTTTTATTGAAAAATTTGATGCTGCCGAAAAAAAATTAATTCTGAACATCAAAAAAGATTTTTTTGAAGATGATCAGGATTGA
- the trmD gene encoding tRNA (guanosine(37)-N1)-methyltransferase TrmD, which yields MIRIDVISAVPDLLESPLKTSIIKRAQDKGKLSLQIHNLRDFAYNKHKQIDDKPFGGGPGMVLKPEPFFECIESLQAQRTYDRIIFTTPKGKLFNQKIANDFSLSKNLLVITGHYKEVDDRVRQKFATDEISIGNYVLTGGELPALIIIDAVVRLIPGVLNDSEAALDDSFQDGEIVEAPYFTRPAEYRGMKVPEVLLSGNEKEIKKWKEEQSKILTDKWREINSSGD from the coding sequence ATGATCAGGATTGATGTTATATCAGCTGTACCGGATTTGCTTGAAAGTCCGTTGAAAACGAGCATAATTAAACGTGCTCAGGATAAAGGAAAACTTTCATTGCAGATTCATAATCTCCGGGATTTCGCATATAACAAGCATAAGCAGATTGATGATAAACCCTTTGGTGGTGGTCCGGGAATGGTTCTGAAACCTGAACCTTTTTTTGAATGTATTGAATCGCTCCAAGCACAGAGGACTTATGATAGAATAATTTTCACAACACCAAAAGGAAAATTATTCAACCAGAAGATTGCAAATGATTTTTCTCTATCAAAGAATCTGCTTGTAATTACTGGACATTATAAAGAAGTAGATGACCGCGTAAGACAAAAATTTGCAACAGATGAAATTTCAATCGGAAATTATGTGCTAACAGGCGGTGAACTTCCTGCATTGATAATTATTGATGCAGTTGTAAGATTGATACCCGGAGTTCTTAATGATAGTGAAGCAGCATTGGATGATTCATTCCAGGATGGTGAAATAGTTGAAGCGCCCTATTTTACCAGACCTGCTGAATACAGGGGAATGAAAGTCCCAGAAGTTCTTCTTTCTGGTAATGAAAAAGAAATTAAAAAATGGAAAGAAGAACAATCAAAAATTTTAACAGATAAATGGCGTGAAATTAATTCATCCGGAGACTGA
- the atpG gene encoding ATP synthase F1 subunit gamma produces the protein MATLRDIKTRIVGVKSTQKITKAMKMIATAKLRGAQQRIVGARPYANKIGEMLSRLAADDSLQSNKFFASRESKNVCVVVITADRGLCGAFNTNIIREASSFINEELKNESTVSVYTVGKKASEYFGKRNYSIAGKITGLFGSLEYQSTLQLYNDLIPKYLNGDIDKIVLVYNEFVSMIQQKIVKVQLLPVPFIQSEQKENLHSANYIYEPDQLSIFESLIPKHLKVQIWRALLESNAAELSARMTAMDNATTNAQELIRSLNLTYNKERQAAITKEILEIVSGANALKASS, from the coding sequence ATGGCTACCTTAAGAGACATAAAGACAAGGATTGTAGGCGTTAAGAGTACGCAGAAGATCACGAAAGCAATGAAGATGATTGCAACTGCAAAATTGCGTGGTGCGCAACAACGCATTGTCGGTGCTCGTCCTTATGCCAATAAAATTGGTGAGATGCTCTCCAGACTTGCTGCAGATGATTCTTTACAGTCGAATAAATTTTTTGCTTCAAGAGAATCAAAAAATGTTTGTGTTGTTGTAATAACAGCTGACAGAGGGTTATGTGGAGCATTCAATACTAATATCATTAGAGAAGCAAGCAGCTTTATTAATGAAGAGTTGAAAAATGAGAGCACTGTTTCAGTTTATACGGTTGGTAAAAAAGCATCTGAATATTTTGGGAAAAGAAATTATTCAATCGCAGGAAAGATTACCGGACTTTTCGGTTCGCTCGAATATCAATCGACGCTTCAGCTATATAATGATCTTATACCAAAATATTTAAACGGTGATATTGACAAAATCGTCTTGGTATATAATGAATTCGTCTCGATGATCCAGCAGAAAATTGTAAAAGTTCAATTGCTGCCGGTTCCGTTCATTCAATCAGAGCAAAAAGAAAATTTACATTCGGCAAATTATATTTATGAACCGGATCAGCTTTCAATATTTGAATCGCTTATTCCAAAACATTTAAAAGTTCAGATATGGAGAGCATTGCTTGAATCAAATGCTGCTGAATTAAGTGCAAGAATGACAGCGATGGATAATGCTACTACAAATGCGCAAGAGTTAATTCGTTCTTTGAATCTGACGTATAATAAAGAAAGACAAGCCGCTATAACTAAAGAGATCCTGGAGATTGTTTCAGGAGCGAATGCTCTCAAAGCCAGCTCATAA
- a CDS encoding AtpZ/AtpI family protein: protein MKLEPDNLKGARNFYKEVGPYIGLGLQLAVTVTVMVFIGIWLDGHFETKPVLTIICAFFGVFAGMYTFIKSVLKAGNGKK from the coding sequence ATGAAACTGGAACCTGATAATCTTAAAGGTGCCAGAAATTTTTATAAAGAAGTAGGTCCATACATTGGTTTAGGTCTTCAACTGGCGGTTACCGTAACGGTAATGGTTTTCATCGGTATTTGGCTGGATGGTCATTTTGAAACTAAACCAGTGCTCACAATAATTTGTGCATTCTTTGGTGTGTTTGCAGGGATGTATACATTCATTAAATCTGTACTGAAGGCCGGGAATGGTAAAAAATGA
- a CDS encoding ATP synthase F0 subunit C: protein MDLAWLAAGIGAGLVVIGGGLGIGKLASSAMDASGRQPEAAGAIRTSMIIAAALIEGMSFFGLVICILLALKA from the coding sequence ATGGATTTAGCATGGTTAGCAGCAGGTATTGGCGCCGGATTAGTAGTCATCGGCGGTGGACTTGGAATTGGTAAGCTTGCAAGCTCAGCAATGGATGCGAGCGGAAGACAACCCGAAGCTGCAGGCGCAATCAGAACCTCGATGATCATAGCTGCTGCACTTATCGAAGGTATGTCATTCTTCGGATTGGTTATTTGCATTCTTCTTGCTCTTAAAGCATAA
- a CDS encoding threonylcarbamoyl-AMP synthase yields the protein MAITSRKIININENPEEALILAAGLFHSGKIFIYPTDTIYGIGGNPFNPDVVKRISEIKGRDEKKQFIWLISDLENLLNYVEVSNEAYYEFLEKIWPAPVSVILKLNERTSKIVNQNSVAVRIPDNYFCLKLLKEISRPLISTSVNRSGEVPLILPEVIIDKFLHEVDAILFHTESANEKSSTIIDLTTNKPKLVREGSIKFVELLQNLT from the coding sequence ATGGCAATCACTAGTAGAAAGATCATAAACATTAATGAAAATCCGGAAGAAGCTTTAATTCTGGCTGCTGGATTATTTCACTCAGGAAAAATTTTTATTTATCCAACCGATACCATTTATGGAATAGGTGGAAATCCATTTAATCCGGATGTGGTGAAAAGAATTAGCGAAATCAAAGGCAGGGATGAAAAGAAGCAGTTCATCTGGCTGATTTCTGATTTAGAGAATCTGTTAAATTATGTTGAGGTTAGTAATGAAGCTTACTATGAATTTCTTGAGAAAATTTGGCCTGCACCTGTTTCGGTAATACTCAAATTGAATGAAAGAACAAGCAAGATAGTAAATCAGAACAGTGTTGCTGTGAGAATACCTGATAATTATTTTTGTTTGAAACTTCTGAAAGAAATTTCCCGCCCGCTGATTTCAACCAGTGTAAACCGAAGCGGTGAAGTCCCATTAATTTTACCAGAAGTAATAATTGATAAATTCTTGCACGAGGTTGATGCGATATTGTTTCATACTGAATCAGCTAATGAAAAATCTTCCACAATTATCGATCTTACCACAAATAAGCCGAAATTAGTAAGAGAAGGTTCAATAAAATTTGTAGAATTGTTGCAGAACTTAACTTAA
- the ffh gene encoding signal recognition particle protein — translation MFEDLSLKIESALKKVRGQGRLSEKNISDTLREIRRVLLDADVNYKVAKEFIDKVSEKALGQEVISSITPGQLITKIIYDELVNLLGSSQTELKLNPSGITTIMVVGLQGSGKTTFCAKLARRLKDHKRKVLLAAADVYRPAAIEQLKQLGDKIDVKVFSLDKPDARKTATDALSFAKQNNFDTLIIDTAGRLHIDEQMMLEISDIKKLVNPSEILFVVDSMTGQDAVNSAKAFNETVDFDGIVLTKLDGDARGGAALSIRSVVGKPIKFISNGEKTDALDVFYPDRLASRILGKGDVISLVEKAQQSFDEKEAERLEEKFRKNQFDFDDFLKQIKVIKKMGSLSSLLGMIPGVSAQIKNAQIDDKALVKVEAIINSMTTKERGNPKILNGSRRKRIARGSGTSIQDVNRLLKQFEEMKKMMSRLSGKSSLANLSMGR, via the coding sequence ATGTTTGAAGATTTATCATTAAAAATAGAAAGCGCACTAAAAAAGGTTAGGGGACAGGGAAGGTTAAGCGAAAAAAATATTTCTGATACTCTCAGGGAAATTCGCCGTGTCCTGCTCGATGCTGATGTTAATTACAAAGTAGCTAAAGAATTTATTGATAAAGTTTCTGAAAAGGCTCTAGGTCAGGAAGTTATTTCCTCGATAACTCCCGGACAGTTGATTACTAAAATAATTTATGATGAGCTTGTTAATCTTTTGGGTTCGTCGCAAACAGAGTTAAAACTTAATCCATCAGGCATAACAACAATTATGGTTGTTGGTCTGCAGGGTTCTGGCAAAACAACTTTCTGTGCAAAACTTGCCAGAAGATTAAAAGATCATAAAAGAAAAGTTTTATTGGCTGCTGCGGATGTTTACCGACCTGCTGCTATCGAACAGCTTAAACAGCTCGGTGACAAGATTGATGTAAAAGTTTTTTCTCTTGATAAACCGGATGCAAGAAAGACCGCTACTGATGCATTAAGCTTTGCGAAGCAAAATAATTTTGACACATTGATTATAGATACTGCCGGTCGTTTGCACATTGACGAGCAGATGATGCTGGAAATTTCTGATATTAAAAAACTGGTCAATCCGTCAGAAATTCTTTTTGTGGTAGATTCGATGACTGGCCAGGATGCAGTAAATTCTGCCAAAGCTTTTAATGAAACTGTAGATTTTGATGGTATTGTTCTTACAAAACTTGATGGCGATGCACGTGGCGGTGCAGCTTTATCTATAAGATCTGTTGTTGGAAAGCCGATCAAATTCATCAGTAATGGCGAAAAAACCGATGCTTTGGATGTTTTTTACCCGGATCGGTTAGCATCCAGAATACTTGGAAAAGGAGATGTAATCTCGCTTGTTGAAAAAGCTCAGCAAAGTTTTGATGAGAAGGAGGCAGAAAGGCTTGAAGAAAAGTTCAGGAAAAATCAATTTGATTTTGATGATTTTCTTAAGCAAATTAAAGTCATCAAGAAAATGGGTTCTCTGTCATCTCTCCTTGGAATGATTCCCGGAGTCAGTGCACAAATAAAAAATGCACAAATTGATGACAAGGCTCTAGTAAAAGTTGAGGCAATTATAAACTCGATGACTACAAAAGAGAGAGGGAATCCAAAAATTTTAAATGGAAGCAGAAGAAAAAGAATAGCCCGTGGAAGCGGAACATCTATTCAGGATGTAAACAGACTCCTGAAACAATTTGAAGAAATGAAAAAAATGATGAGCAGACTTTCTGGTAAATCATCATTAGCAAACCTGTCAATGGGCAGGTAA
- the atpF gene encoding F0F1 ATP synthase subunit B has translation MLTQITFAVIAAGGGNGGLLDVNPGLMIWTVITFIVLLLILKKVAWKPILTALDKRESDIKESLAQAEKAKDEARKILEENQANLAKAEEESKKIIEQSRAYAESLKEQMIKDSKDQAKKIVDEASSEIQRKKDSAFEELKGQIAEIAVNAAEKIIRESLDAQKSKQVVDKYLNEVAKN, from the coding sequence ATGCTAACTCAAATTACATTTGCAGTGATTGCAGCCGGAGGCGGTAACGGAGGACTTCTGGATGTTAATCCAGGTTTGATGATCTGGACCGTCATCACTTTCATTGTTCTTCTTTTAATTTTGAAGAAAGTTGCATGGAAGCCGATTCTAACTGCTCTCGATAAACGTGAAAGCGATATCAAGGAATCGTTGGCGCAGGCTGAAAAAGCCAAAGACGAAGCAAGAAAAATTCTTGAAGAGAATCAGGCAAATCTCGCAAAAGCTGAAGAAGAATCGAAGAAAATAATCGAGCAGAGCCGCGCTTATGCAGAATCTCTGAAAGAGCAGATGATAAAAGACAGTAAAGATCAAGCAAAGAAAATAGTCGATGAAGCCTCGTCAGAGATCCAAAGGAAGAAAGATTCTGCCTTTGAAGAACTTAAAGGACAAATTGCAGAGATTGCTGTAAATGCCGCCGAGAAGATTATCAGAGAATCACTAGATGCACAAAAAAGCAAGCAGGTGGTTGATAAATATTTAAATGAAGTGGCAAAGAATTAG
- a CDS encoding KH domain-containing protein: protein MKEFVEFIAKHLVDNPEQVVVEQTITEDKKISLTLRVKQEDVGKVIGKKGKTAISIRTLLTAVAAKEGKRAVLEILD from the coding sequence ATGAAAGAGTTCGTTGAATTTATTGCGAAGCATCTTGTCGATAACCCGGAACAGGTAGTTGTTGAACAGACAATTACTGAAGATAAAAAAATAAGTCTTACGTTAAGGGTCAAGCAGGAAGATGTGGGTAAAGTTATTGGTAAAAAAGGTAAGACTGCTATATCTATAAGAACACTTCTTACCGCAGTTGCTGCAAAAGAAGGCAAACGTGCAGTACTGGAAATATTAGATTAG
- a CDS encoding polymer-forming cytoskeletal protein, producing MKTKMNGDSEEITIISYGVKVEGKVSSNGSIRLDGTIQGDIICQGNVTVGESGEVFGKVNGQSITIGGKVEGTINAKEKLMLESKADLKGDIFTKILVVEAGARFDGKSNMGQNTSSSLSDSSSSNS from the coding sequence ATGAAAACAAAAATGAACGGTGATTCGGAAGAAATCACAATAATAAGCTACGGCGTAAAAGTCGAAGGTAAAGTTTCTAGCAACGGCAGCATCCGTCTTGATGGAACAATCCAGGGGGATATTATTTGCCAGGGAAACGTTACCGTCGGTGAATCCGGCGAAGTATTTGGAAAAGTTAATGGTCAAAGCATTACTATTGGCGGAAAAGTTGAAGGTACTATAAATGCCAAAGAAAAACTGATGCTCGAATCAAAAGCTGACCTCAAAGGAGATATTTTTACTAAAATTCTTGTCGTAGAAGCAGGTGCCAGATTTGATGGAAAGAGCAATATGGGTCAAAACACATCGTCCAGTTTATCTGATTCATCATCATCCAATTCTTAA
- the rpsP gene encoding 30S ribosomal protein S16 — translation MAVKLRLRRMGKKKQPIYKLVAADSRSPRDGKFLEAVGFYNPLTNPHTLDLKEDRIMYWLNVGAQPTHTVKSLLRQKGITLKKELISKGLDEEKIKSELENWQKMKEAGSKKKADKKLSKKAKAKQEAQANAEASDKQAPAEESKTEKTTG, via the coding sequence TTGGCAGTTAAGTTAAGATTAAGAAGAATGGGAAAGAAAAAGCAGCCTATCTATAAATTGGTTGCTGCTGATTCACGATCACCCAGAGATGGAAAATTTCTTGAAGCTGTTGGTTTCTATAATCCTTTGACAAATCCTCATACTCTGGATTTGAAAGAAGATAGAATAATGTACTGGTTGAACGTTGGTGCTCAGCCTACACATACAGTTAAAAGTCTTTTGAGGCAGAAAGGTATTACTCTTAAAAAAGAATTAATATCTAAAGGTCTGGATGAAGAAAAAATAAAATCAGAACTTGAGAACTGGCAGAAGATGAAAGAAGCCGGCTCGAAGAAAAAAGCTGATAAGAAATTATCCAAAAAAGCAAAAGCTAAACAGGAAGCCCAGGCAAATGCTGAAGCTTCGGACAAGCAGGCTCCGGCAGAGGAATCAAAAACAGAAAAGACAACTGGCTAA
- the atpB gene encoding F0F1 ATP synthase subunit A, with protein sequence MDTLKAVTDTLQTSSGSESDWILHHIMDGKEIELPFLGYLHIPQLPPVFGIDITPTKHVIFMWVAAFLLLLTFYFVAKNYRTSLIPKRLANFFEVLIIFVRDEIAEPTLGKAYKPFLPFLLTLFFFILFGNFLGLIPFSATFTSNIAVTATLAIISFLMIQLGGIKHNGFFGYFKGLVPHGIPMWLLPLMIPVEILGLFTKPFALAIRLFANMIAGHTVILALIGLIFFMGTIFIAPVSVAFAVFIYLLEILVALIQAYIFTMLSSLFIGMAVHQEH encoded by the coding sequence ATAGATACTTTAAAAGCTGTTACTGATACTTTACAGACTTCAAGCGGTTCAGAGAGCGACTGGATTTTGCATCACATAATGGATGGCAAGGAAATCGAACTTCCTTTCCTGGGATATTTACACATTCCTCAACTTCCACCGGTTTTTGGAATTGATATAACTCCAACCAAGCATGTTATTTTCATGTGGGTCGCAGCATTTCTGTTGCTGCTTACTTTTTATTTCGTTGCAAAGAATTATAGAACATCACTTATTCCGAAACGGCTTGCAAATTTCTTCGAGGTGTTAATCATATTTGTCCGTGATGAAATTGCTGAACCAACTTTGGGTAAAGCTTATAAACCATTTCTTCCTTTCCTTTTAACATTATTCTTTTTTATTCTGTTTGGAAATTTTCTCGGATTGATTCCGTTTTCAGCAACATTTACAAGCAATATTGCAGTCACTGCTACTCTTGCAATAATTTCATTTTTGATGATTCAATTAGGCGGTATTAAGCATAATGGATTTTTCGGTTACTTCAAGGGACTAGTTCCACATGGAATTCCCATGTGGCTGTTGCCGTTAATGATACCTGTTGAAATTCTCGGACTGTTCACTAAACCTTTTGCATTGGCAATACGACTTTTTGCAAATATGATCGCTGGACATACAGTGATTCTTGCACTTATCGGATTGATATTTTTTATGGGAACAATATTCATTGCTCCCGTCTCAGTAGCATTTGCTGTTTTTATTTATCTTCTAGAAATTTTAGTAGCGCTCATTCAGGCATATATTTTTACAATGCTCAGTTCCTTGTTTATAGGAATGGCAGTACATCAGGAACATTAA
- the atpH gene encoding ATP synthase F1 subunit delta has protein sequence MADFRILHRYATSLLETALEKKNLDVVSADMKLMVQTLEQSRQLQLMLESPVVRPELKLKILKEIFDKKISKESLDFIEFIVSKKRENLLGSICKRFLELRDEHLGIANVFVTAASEFTNEQRTVLQSKLEKILNKKVQLNFKTDVKLVGGFIAKVDDTLYDASIKHQLELLKKQFLKGDFSLN, from the coding sequence GTGGCTGATTTCAGGATCTTACATAGGTATGCAACTTCCTTGCTTGAAACTGCTCTTGAGAAGAAAAATCTAGATGTTGTTTCTGCTGATATGAAGCTTATGGTTCAGACACTTGAACAGAGCAGACAACTGCAGCTAATGCTTGAAAGCCCGGTTGTGCGACCAGAATTAAAGCTTAAAATTCTTAAAGAAATTTTCGATAAAAAAATTTCCAAAGAATCATTGGATTTTATAGAATTTATAGTCTCAAAGAAAAGGGAAAACCTGCTTGGTTCAATTTGTAAAAGGTTTTTAGAATTAAGAGATGAACACCTTGGAATTGCTAATGTTTTTGTAACAGCTGCCTCAGAATTTACGAACGAACAAAGAACAGTTCTTCAGAGCAAACTTGAAAAGATTCTTAATAAAAAAGTGCAGCTAAATTTTAAAACGGATGTGAAATTAGTTGGCGGATTTATTGCTAAAGTTGATGATACTCTTTACGATGCTTCAATAAAACATCAACTGGAGTTACTGAAAAAACAATTTTTAAAGGGTGACTTTTCACTCAATTAA